A stretch of Dama dama isolate Ldn47 chromosome 22, ASM3311817v1, whole genome shotgun sequence DNA encodes these proteins:
- the ASCL4 gene encoding achaete-scute homolog 4, whose translation MMEKRPQAGLLTRPYHLRRVPLGLPRSLPRLPLRDSFRVSVSLDPASWEPALSGGGAPRRPYLPLRLDGAFEPAFLRKRNERERQRVRCVNEGYARLRDHLPRELADKRLSKVETLRAAIGYIKQLQEVLERHARGQEGAVGAGSSRRAECNSDGESKASSVPSPSSEPEDGAS comes from the coding sequence ATGATGGAGAAACGTCCACAGGCCGGACTGCTGACCCGGCCGTATCACCTGCGCCGGGTGCCCCTGGGCTTGCCGAGGTCCCTGCCCCGCCTCCCCCTGCGGGACTCCTTCAGAGTCTCCGTGAGTCTGGACCCCGCGAGCTGGGAGCCGGCGCTCAGCGGCGGCGGCGCCCCGAGGCGGCCCTACCTGCCCCTCCGGCTGGACGGCGCCTTCGAGCCCGCCTTTCTCCGCAAGCGCAACGAGCGCGAGCGGCAGCGGGTGCGCTGCGTGAACGAGGGGTACGCGCGCCTCCGAGACCACCTGCCCCGCGAGCTGGCGGACAAGCGCCTCAGCAAAGTGGAGACTCTCCGCGCCGCCATCGGCTACATCAAGCAGCTCCAGGAGGTGCTGGAGCGCCACGCGCGAGGACAGGAGGGTGCGGTCGGTGCCGGCTCCTCGCGCAGGGCCGAATGCAACAGCGACGGCGAGTCCAAGGCCTCATCGGTGCCTTCGCCCAGCAGCGAGCCCGAGGACGGGGCC